One window of the Rosa rugosa chromosome 3, drRosRugo1.1, whole genome shotgun sequence genome contains the following:
- the LOC133740103 gene encoding uncharacterized protein OsI_027940-like, with the protein MSRYPEVKWAQREDKVFLTVLLPDAKDAKVKLEPEGVFIFSASAGAENHQYELKLDLFDKVNVEESKISIGVRSIVCIVEKAEKVWWSKLLKGSGKTPHYVKVDWDKWVDEDEDPPAAGADDMGMGGMDFSKFGGMGGDDAMGGMGGLGGMGGMGGMGGMGGMGGMGGMDFSKLAGMGGEGGMGGMDFSKFAGMGGDGAMGDFDDSDDDQEVSKPGDSDAGKSEADSAGEKKEATTSI; encoded by the exons ATGAG TCGTTATCCTGAGGTGAAGTGGGCCCAGAGGGAGGACAAGGTTTTCCTTACTGTGCTTCTGCCCGATGCCAAGGACGCTAAGGTTAAGCTTGAGCCTGAAGGTGTTTTCATCTTCTCTGCTAGTGCCGGTGCAGAGAATCACCAATATGAGCTCAAACTCGACCTTTTCGACAAGGTTAATGTAGAG GAAAGCAAAATAAGTATTGGAGTGAGGAGTATTGTCTGTATTGTGGAGAAGGCAGAGAAAGTTTGGTGGAGTAAGCTACTGAAAGGAAGTGGGAAGACGCCGCATTATGTCAAAGTAGATTGGGACAAATGGGTGGACGAAGACGAGGATCCTC CAGCAGCAGGTGCTGATGACATGGGTATGGGAGGCATGGATTTCTCG AAATTTGGTGGCATGGGAGGTGATGATGCAATGGGAGGGATGGGTGGACTGGGTGGTATGGGTGGAATGGGTGGTATGGGTGGTATGGGCGGAATGGGTGGTATGGGCGGGATGGATTTCTCG AAACTTGCTGGCATGGGAGGTGAAGGTGGAATGGGTGGGATGGATTTCTCG AAATTTGCTGGCATGGGAGGTGATGGTGCAATGGGCGACTTTGATGATAGTGATGATG ACCAAGAAGTGTCCAAGCCAGGAGATTCGGATGCTGGCAAGAGTGAAGCTGATTCCGCAGGAGAGAAAAAGGAAGCTACAACGAGCATATGA